The following proteins are encoded in a genomic region of Mycolicibacterium rutilum:
- a CDS encoding acyl-CoA dehydrogenase: MSISNPSFDAFQLSDEHNELRAVMRDLCDKEIAPHAADVDEKARYTDEALAALTASGMAAIHIPEEYGGQGGDSVAACIVIEEVARVCASSSLIPICNKLGTMGLLMRGSEELKKQVLPSIAAGDAVASYALSEREAGSDAASMRTRAQSVGDEWVLNGAKCWISNGGHSTWYTVMAVTDPDKGANGISAFVVHKDDPGFSVGAKEKKMGIKGSPTTELYFEDCRIPGDRIIGEPGTGFKTALATLDHTRPTIGAQAVGIAQGALDASVAYVKERKQFGKPIGDFQAVQFMLADMAMKIEAARLMVYTAAARAERGEPNLGFISSASKCFASDVAMEVTTNAVQLFGGYGYTTDFPVERYMRDAKITQIYEGTNQIQRVVMSRALLR; encoded by the coding sequence ATGTCGATCAGTAACCCGTCGTTCGATGCCTTCCAGCTGTCCGACGAGCACAACGAGCTGCGCGCCGTCATGCGCGACCTGTGCGACAAGGAGATCGCCCCGCACGCCGCCGACGTCGACGAGAAGGCGCGCTACACCGACGAGGCGCTGGCCGCGCTGACCGCATCGGGCATGGCCGCGATCCACATCCCCGAGGAGTACGGCGGCCAGGGCGGCGACTCGGTGGCCGCCTGCATCGTGATCGAAGAGGTGGCCCGGGTGTGCGCCTCGTCGTCGCTGATCCCGATCTGCAACAAGCTCGGCACGATGGGTCTGCTCATGCGCGGGTCCGAAGAGCTCAAGAAGCAGGTACTGCCGTCGATCGCCGCTGGGGACGCGGTCGCGTCCTACGCGCTGTCCGAGCGCGAGGCGGGCAGCGACGCCGCGTCGATGCGCACCCGCGCGCAGTCGGTCGGCGACGAGTGGGTGCTCAACGGCGCCAAGTGCTGGATCTCCAACGGCGGGCACTCCACCTGGTACACGGTGATGGCGGTGACCGATCCCGACAAGGGCGCCAACGGCATCTCGGCGTTCGTGGTGCACAAGGACGATCCCGGCTTCTCCGTCGGCGCCAAGGAGAAGAAGATGGGCATCAAGGGGTCGCCCACCACCGAGTTGTACTTCGAGGACTGCCGCATCCCCGGCGACCGGATCATCGGCGAGCCCGGCACCGGCTTCAAGACCGCGCTGGCCACCCTCGACCACACCCGCCCGACGATCGGCGCGCAGGCCGTGGGCATCGCGCAGGGCGCGCTCGACGCGTCGGTGGCATACGTCAAGGAACGCAAGCAGTTCGGCAAGCCGATCGGCGACTTCCAGGCCGTGCAGTTCATGCTCGCCGACATGGCGATGAAGATCGAGGCGGCGCGGCTGATGGTGTACACCGCCGCGGCCCGCGCCGAGCGCGGCGAACCCAACCTGGGCTTCATCTCCTCGGCGTCGAAGTGCTTCGCCTCCGACGTGGCGATGGAGGTCACCACCAACGCCGTCCAGCTGTTCGGCGGCTACGGCTACACCACCGACTTCCCGGTCGAGCGCTACATGCGCGACGCCAAGATCACCCAGATCTACGAGGGCACGAATCAGATTCAGCGCGTGGTGATGTCGCGTGCGCTACTCCGCTGA
- the purE gene encoding 5-(carboxyamino)imidazole ribonucleotide mutase, which translates to MSSAPAPRVGLIMGSDSDWSVMEDAAHALAEFDVPFEVGVVSAHRTPVRMLEYAQTAAERGIEVIIAGAGGAAHLPGMVASATPLPVVGVPVPLARLDGLDSLLSIVQMPAGVPVATVSIGGARNAGLLAVRILGAADTALRARVAQFQADLHDTVLAKDAALRERLLGGQRGE; encoded by the coding sequence ATGAGTAGCGCTCCTGCGCCGCGCGTCGGCCTGATCATGGGCAGCGACAGCGACTGGTCGGTGATGGAGGACGCCGCGCACGCGCTGGCCGAGTTCGACGTGCCGTTCGAGGTGGGCGTGGTGTCCGCGCACCGCACCCCGGTCCGCATGCTCGAGTACGCCCAGACCGCGGCCGAACGCGGCATCGAGGTCATCATCGCCGGCGCCGGGGGAGCGGCCCACCTGCCCGGCATGGTGGCCTCGGCCACGCCGCTGCCCGTGGTCGGCGTGCCGGTCCCGCTGGCCCGCCTCGACGGTCTGGACTCGCTGCTGTCGATCGTGCAGATGCCCGCGGGGGTCCCGGTGGCCACGGTGTCGATCGGCGGTGCCCGCAACGCCGGGCTGCTCGCGGTGCGCATCCTCGGCGCCGCCGACACCGCGCTGAGGGCCCGCGTCGCGCAGTTCCAGGCCGACCTGCACGACACCGTGCTGGCCAAGGACGCGGCGCTGCGAGAGCGCCTGCTCGGGGGTCAGCGCGGGGAGTAG
- a CDS encoding 5-(carboxyamino)imidazole ribonucleotide synthase produces the protein MVGGGQLARMTHQAAIALGQTLRVLAVDAGDPAAQVSPDVVLGEHTDPDALRRVAAGAAALTFDHEHVPAGLLDELVAGGVNVAPPPSALVHAQDKLVMRRRLAELGAPMPRFAQVRDLADVDAFAAEVGGPVVLKTARGGYDGRGVTLARDVADARDAAQRYLAGGAEVLIEEKVAMRRELAALVARSPFGQGAAWPVVQTVQRDGICVEVIAPAPRLDDDLRSAAGQLGLKLAAELGVVGVLAVELFETVDGALLVNELAMRPHNSGHWTMDGARTSQFEQHLRAVLDYPLGDTGPIAPITVMANVLGAPQSPAMTMDERLHHLFARMPDAKVHLYGKAERPGRKIGHVNIIGAATGSADDDGYVAAVRERATRAAHWLSHAEWTDGWDPHE, from the coding sequence ATGGTCGGCGGTGGCCAGCTGGCCCGGATGACCCATCAGGCGGCGATCGCGCTCGGTCAGACGCTGCGCGTGCTCGCCGTCGACGCCGGTGACCCGGCCGCGCAGGTCAGCCCCGACGTCGTGCTCGGTGAGCACACCGATCCCGACGCACTGCGCCGCGTCGCCGCGGGTGCGGCCGCGCTGACCTTCGACCACGAGCACGTGCCGGCGGGCCTGCTCGACGAGCTGGTGGCCGGCGGCGTCAACGTCGCGCCGCCGCCGTCGGCGCTGGTGCATGCCCAGGACAAGCTCGTGATGCGCAGGCGGCTGGCCGAACTGGGGGCGCCGATGCCGCGGTTCGCTCAGGTCCGCGACCTCGCCGACGTCGACGCGTTCGCCGCCGAGGTGGGCGGGCCCGTCGTGCTCAAGACCGCGCGCGGCGGGTACGACGGCCGCGGCGTGACCCTGGCCCGCGACGTCGCCGACGCCCGCGACGCCGCGCAGCGCTACCTGGCCGGCGGCGCCGAGGTGCTCATCGAGGAGAAGGTCGCGATGCGACGCGAGCTGGCGGCCCTGGTGGCGCGCTCGCCGTTCGGCCAGGGCGCGGCGTGGCCGGTCGTGCAGACCGTGCAGCGCGACGGCATCTGCGTCGAGGTGATCGCCCCGGCGCCTCGGCTCGACGACGATTTGCGTTCGGCGGCAGGGCAATTGGGGCTGAAGCTGGCCGCCGAGCTCGGGGTGGTCGGGGTGCTGGCCGTCGAGCTGTTCGAGACCGTCGACGGCGCGCTGCTGGTCAACGAACTGGCGATGCGCCCGCACAACTCCGGCCACTGGACGATGGACGGCGCGCGCACCAGTCAGTTCGAACAGCATCTGCGCGCGGTGCTGGACTATCCGCTCGGCGACACCGGGCCGATCGCCCCGATCACCGTCATGGCCAATGTGCTTGGGGCGCCGCAGAGTCCGGCGATGACGATGGACGAGCGGCTGCACCACCTGTTCGCCCGGATGCCGGACGCGAAGGTGCACCTGTACGGCAAGGCGGAGCGGCCCGGCCGAAAGATCGGCCATGTCAACATCATCGGCGCAGCGACGGGCTCGGCGGACGACGACGGCTACGTCGCCGCGGTACGCGAACGCGCCACCAGGGCGGCACACTGGTTGTCGCACGCGGAATGGACGGACGGATGGGACCCACATGAGTAG
- a CDS encoding GtrA family protein has translation MSFTDATIARLPRPVRPYFERHHELIKFAIVGATTFIIDTSVFYTLKLTVLEPKPVTAKIIAGIVAVIASYILNREWSFRDRGGRERHHEALLFFGFSGVGVLLSMAPLWFSSYVLMLRVPEVSLTVENIADFISAYIIGNLLQMAFRFWAFRRWVFPDEFGRNPDKAVESLTAGGLAEAMEEHHEHHVAEQADEGNVTPLRTRRARRLAQLGDSSEPRVSKTS, from the coding sequence GTGTCCTTCACCGATGCGACGATCGCACGGCTGCCGCGTCCGGTACGGCCGTACTTCGAACGCCATCACGAACTGATCAAGTTCGCGATCGTCGGCGCGACCACGTTCATCATCGACACGTCGGTGTTCTACACGCTCAAGCTGACGGTCCTCGAGCCCAAGCCGGTGACCGCGAAGATCATCGCCGGCATCGTCGCGGTGATCGCGTCCTACATCCTGAACCGCGAATGGAGCTTCCGCGACCGCGGCGGGCGTGAGCGCCACCACGAGGCGCTGCTGTTCTTCGGGTTCAGCGGGGTCGGCGTGCTGCTGTCCATGGCGCCGCTGTGGTTCTCCAGTTATGTGCTGATGCTGCGGGTGCCCGAGGTCAGCCTGACCGTCGAGAACATCGCCGACTTCATCTCGGCCTACATCATCGGCAACCTGTTGCAGATGGCGTTCCGGTTCTGGGCGTTCCGGCGCTGGGTGTTCCCCGACGAGTTCGGCCGCAACCCGGACAAGGCGGTCGAGTCGCTGACCGCGGGCGGCCTGGCCGAGGCGATGGAAGAGCATCACGAGCACCACGTGGCCGAGCAGGCCGACGAGGGGAATGTCACCCCGCTGCGGACCCGCCGCGCGCGGCGCCTGGCTCAGCTCGGCGACTCCTCCGAGCCCAGGGTGTCGAAGACTTCGTGA
- a CDS encoding PH domain-containing protein: MGYPDNVLAAEEQVVLHRHPHWKRLIGPILILLVVTALAAFGAGYVNQTDWEPTARNVVLIVIAAIWLVIVGWLTVWPFLNWWTTHFVITDRRVMFRHGVLTRSGIDIPLARINSVEFRHGLLDRILRTGTLIIESAAQDPLEFYDIPRVERVHSLLYHEVFDTLGSEESPS, encoded by the coding sequence ATGGGGTATCCGGACAACGTGCTGGCCGCCGAGGAGCAGGTGGTGCTGCACCGCCACCCGCACTGGAAACGGCTGATCGGCCCGATCCTGATCCTGCTGGTGGTGACCGCGCTGGCCGCGTTCGGCGCCGGTTACGTCAACCAAACCGACTGGGAACCCACCGCGCGCAACGTCGTGCTGATCGTCATCGCCGCGATCTGGCTGGTGATCGTCGGGTGGCTGACGGTGTGGCCGTTCCTGAACTGGTGGACAACACATTTCGTCATCACCGACCGCCGGGTGATGTTCCGGCACGGCGTGCTGACCCGGTCGGGAATCGACATCCCGCTGGCGCGCATCAACAGCGTCGAGTTCCGGCACGGTCTGCTCGATCGGATCCTGCGCACCGGCACGCTGATCATCGAGTCAGCCGCGCAGGACCCGCTGGAGTTCTACGACATCCCGCGAGTGGAACGTGTCCACTCGCTGCTGTATCACGAAGTCTTCGACACCCTGGGCTCGGAGGAGTCGCCGAGCTGA
- a CDS encoding CmcI family methyltransferase, translating to MREVLTRKAFTAVDTLLSSGRAVARRALGAARQNGQRYVDLQDRAWATDIALSRQMLRNMQQAKWGDLLWGEDWASGQVPLIHWKGVPNIKDPYDLALVPLLLSELKPATVLELGSYVGGSALWMVDLLESFGVDSQIVSFDIDISRVVVEHPRIQFVQADCTKPSTFDGPWFDLPHPWLVIEDAHVNTYEMLEHFHPHLRPGDYLIVEDTAFMIDKYQALERFAGNHAGDYKVDTRFTDLWGYNGTFSFNGYLRRM from the coding sequence ATGCGAGAGGTCCTGACGCGCAAGGCGTTCACCGCGGTCGACACCCTCCTGTCGTCGGGACGGGCGGTCGCGCGCCGGGCGCTGGGCGCCGCCCGGCAAAACGGTCAGCGCTACGTGGACCTTCAGGATCGCGCGTGGGCGACCGATATCGCGTTGTCGCGGCAGATGCTGCGGAACATGCAACAGGCCAAGTGGGGTGATCTGCTCTGGGGTGAGGACTGGGCGTCGGGCCAGGTGCCGCTGATCCACTGGAAGGGCGTCCCGAACATCAAGGACCCCTACGACCTGGCGCTGGTGCCCCTGCTGCTGTCCGAACTGAAGCCGGCCACCGTCCTCGAACTGGGCAGTTACGTCGGCGGCAGCGCCCTGTGGATGGTCGACCTGCTCGAGAGCTTCGGCGTGGACTCGCAGATCGTGTCCTTCGACATCGACATCAGCCGGGTCGTCGTGGAGCACCCGCGGATCCAGTTCGTCCAGGCCGACTGCACGAAACCCTCGACGTTCGACGGGCCGTGGTTCGACCTGCCGCATCCCTGGCTGGTTATCGAGGACGCGCACGTCAACACCTACGAGATGCTCGAACACTTCCACCCGCACCTGCGGCCCGGCGACTATCTGATCGTCGAGGACACCGCGTTCATGATCGACAAGTACCAGGCCCTCGAACGCTTCGCCGGCAACCATGCCGGCGACTACAAGGTCGACACCCGGTTCACCGACCTGTGGGGCTACAACGGGACGTTCAGCTTCAACGGCTATCTGCGGCGGATGTGA
- a CDS encoding lipase family protein, whose amino-acid sequence MRRNRWAIALVAAVLIVAAGVVIWPRLRGAADDRPSAADTPGPGSVVTVRELPTAATASGKRRMQRASVTYRSGAADGSQTDVTGMVFVPAGPPPAGGWPVIGFAHPTTGIDEQCAPSQSPTLRGMIGFVGGLVDRGYAVAVTDYAGLGTPGPHRYFDHRTAGYNVIDSVRALRHVFTGVSSRWAAFGASQGGAAAWSADEQAAGYAPELDLVGAAAIAPAADMSGLVDKALAGTMTIDQTRSLATTLEALARIHPDLARDDYRRGAVAQYWDVLTACRGDVEDRRPEAEGAVRPGDLAPATPQAADRLRGYLRDWAVPQGPLSAPLFVAFGGRDASIDEQWTRDAIARACRIGGTVETQFQPGSDHHDIDVTAALAWLADRFADKPVSGGCPR is encoded by the coding sequence ATGCGACGGAATCGGTGGGCCATCGCCCTGGTCGCCGCGGTGCTGATCGTGGCCGCCGGTGTGGTGATCTGGCCACGGCTGCGCGGTGCGGCCGACGACCGACCGTCCGCCGCCGACACCCCCGGTCCCGGTTCGGTGGTCACGGTGCGTGAATTACCCACCGCCGCAACGGCTTCGGGTAAGCGCCGGATGCAGCGCGCGTCGGTCACCTACCGGTCGGGTGCGGCCGACGGCAGCCAGACCGACGTGACCGGCATGGTCTTCGTTCCTGCGGGCCCGCCGCCCGCCGGCGGCTGGCCGGTCATCGGGTTCGCCCACCCCACGACCGGCATCGACGAGCAGTGCGCGCCGTCGCAATCCCCGACGCTGCGCGGCATGATCGGGTTCGTCGGCGGGCTCGTCGACCGCGGCTACGCGGTCGCGGTGACCGACTACGCGGGGCTGGGCACACCGGGGCCGCACCGCTATTTCGACCACCGCACCGCCGGGTACAACGTGATCGACTCGGTGCGCGCCCTGCGGCACGTCTTCACAGGCGTGTCGTCGCGGTGGGCGGCGTTCGGCGCCTCGCAGGGCGGCGCGGCGGCCTGGTCGGCCGACGAACAGGCCGCCGGCTACGCGCCGGAACTCGACCTCGTCGGCGCGGCCGCGATCGCACCGGCCGCCGACATGTCGGGCCTGGTGGACAAGGCGCTCGCCGGGACGATGACCATCGACCAGACCCGGTCGCTGGCCACCACGCTCGAGGCGCTGGCCCGCATCCATCCCGACCTGGCCCGCGACGACTACCGCCGCGGCGCCGTCGCGCAGTACTGGGACGTGCTGACCGCGTGCCGCGGGGACGTCGAGGACCGCAGGCCGGAGGCCGAGGGCGCGGTGCGGCCCGGCGACCTCGCGCCCGCGACACCGCAGGCCGCCGATCGGTTGCGCGGCTACCTGCGCGACTGGGCGGTGCCCCAGGGACCGTTGAGCGCACCGCTGTTCGTCGCCTTCGGCGGCCGCGACGCCTCGATCGACGAGCAGTGGACCCGCGACGCCATCGCGCGGGCGTGCCGCATCGGCGGCACCGTCGAGACACAGTTCCAGCCCGGCAGCGACCACCACGACATCGACGTCACCGCGGCGCTGGCCTGGCTGGCCGACCGGTTCGCCGACAAGCCGGTCAGCGGCGGCTGCCCGCGGTGA
- a CDS encoding biotin--[acetyl-CoA-carboxylase] ligase: protein MTADRVPLDGAALRADVLGPVWRRLDVIAETRSTNADLLARAEHDDIDGAVLIAEHQTAGRGRRGRSWSGVPHAQVIMSVGVDVSGVPTRAWGWLPLMTGVAVIDTVAALGVEAALKWPNDVLAGDDKLAGILAEVAPGQQAVVIGVGLNVSLAADEVPLDGVASLTKLGVTRPDRHRIVADLLRALGDRLAAWRANAGADSALHRDYRAQSATFGQRVRAILPGDQEIVGTAVDVDDEGRLLVDTAGKAVTISAGDIVHLRPQA from the coding sequence ATGACTGCTGACCGCGTCCCGCTCGACGGCGCCGCGCTGCGCGCCGACGTGCTCGGGCCGGTGTGGCGGCGCCTCGATGTGATCGCCGAGACCCGGTCCACCAATGCCGACCTGCTTGCGCGGGCCGAACACGACGACATCGACGGCGCGGTGCTGATCGCCGAGCACCAGACCGCGGGCCGCGGCCGGCGCGGCCGCAGCTGGTCGGGCGTGCCGCACGCGCAGGTCATCATGTCCGTCGGCGTCGACGTGTCCGGTGTGCCGACCCGCGCGTGGGGTTGGCTGCCGCTGATGACCGGGGTGGCGGTGATCGACACCGTCGCCGCGCTCGGCGTCGAGGCGGCGCTGAAGTGGCCCAACGACGTACTGGCCGGCGACGACAAACTGGCGGGCATCCTCGCCGAGGTCGCGCCCGGCCAGCAGGCGGTGGTGATCGGGGTCGGCCTCAACGTCTCGCTGGCCGCCGACGAGGTGCCGCTCGACGGGGTGGCGTCGCTGACCAAGCTGGGCGTGACGCGCCCGGACCGTCACCGCATCGTCGCGGACCTGCTGCGCGCGCTCGGTGACCGCCTCGCGGCGTGGCGGGCGAACGCGGGCGCCGACAGCGCCCTGCACCGCGACTACCGCGCCCAGAGCGCGACTTTCGGTCAGCGGGTGCGCGCGATCCTGCCGGGTGATCAGGAGATCGTCGGGACCGCGGTCGACGTCGACGACGAGGGCAGGCTGCTCGTCGACACGGCGGGCAAGGCCGTGACCATCTCGGCCGGCGACATCGTGCACCTGCGGCCCCAGGCGTAG